From a single Anaerolineaceae bacterium oral taxon 439 genomic region:
- a CDS encoding ABC transporter — MDTHIVKMTNIVKTFPGVKALKSVSFDLRPGEIHALIGENGAGKSTLMNVLMGIYHPDSGEILVQGNKHEIHSPVEAITLGISMVPQELSLVPNATVAENLFLGNEIRFQGGLINWPETKKQAKLLLDDLGVSISVDALVENLSVAYQQLVQIARSLATGANVLIFDEPTASLTANEVETLFSIFRKIRRNNKSIVFISHHLEEIIQITDRVTIMRDGAVVHQGDTKDITIDEIIAFMAGRKDVQRGKSRNRSVEKKTILSIRDFSKTGEFHDINFDVYKGEIFGIGGLVGSKRTELINSIFGLTKKTSGRTFFQGKEINIISPDQAITFGIGYLPEERRRDGIFPILSVKENLMITLYARICGFLGINFKKAENITKNYIEKLRIKTPSGEVEIKNLSGGNQQKVILSRWLARNVDLLILDEPTRGIDVNAKYEIYELIRDLSDNGLTVLIVSSEHEELLALTDRIMVMHEGRNKGILITSETKQEDILMTALKNEG; from the coding sequence ATGGACACTCACATTGTTAAAATGACCAATATAGTAAAAACGTTCCCCGGTGTAAAGGCTTTAAAAAGCGTATCATTTGATTTACGTCCCGGGGAAATCCATGCGTTGATTGGTGAAAATGGAGCCGGAAAAAGCACATTAATGAATGTCCTCATGGGGATTTATCATCCAGACAGCGGAGAAATCCTGGTTCAGGGGAACAAACATGAAATTCATTCACCCGTAGAAGCAATCACACTTGGGATCAGCATGGTACCGCAGGAATTGAGTCTGGTTCCGAATGCAACAGTGGCTGAAAACCTTTTTCTTGGAAATGAAATCCGATTTCAGGGCGGATTAATCAATTGGCCGGAAACAAAAAAACAAGCTAAATTACTGCTTGACGATTTAGGAGTTTCGATCAGCGTCGACGCGCTTGTTGAAAATCTAAGCGTCGCATATCAACAGTTAGTTCAAATAGCCCGTTCACTGGCGACGGGAGCAAATGTCTTGATATTCGACGAACCAACAGCATCGTTAACAGCAAATGAGGTCGAGACATTATTTTCGATTTTCAGAAAAATCCGAAGAAATAACAAATCAATTGTCTTTATTTCTCATCACCTTGAGGAAATTATACAAATAACTGACAGGGTCACAATTATGCGTGACGGAGCTGTTGTTCATCAAGGCGATACAAAGGATATTACGATTGATGAAATTATCGCTTTCATGGCAGGCCGCAAAGATGTCCAAAGAGGCAAATCTCGGAATCGATCTGTCGAGAAAAAAACGATCCTATCGATTCGGGATTTTTCCAAAACTGGCGAATTCCATGATATTAATTTTGATGTTTATAAAGGTGAAATATTTGGGATCGGCGGATTAGTAGGATCAAAACGAACGGAACTAATTAATTCAATATTCGGATTGACGAAAAAAACTTCCGGGCGAACTTTCTTTCAAGGCAAAGAAATAAATATAATATCCCCAGATCAGGCAATCACATTCGGGATCGGGTACTTGCCGGAAGAACGACGAAGGGACGGAATTTTTCCTATTCTTTCAGTTAAAGAGAATCTTATGATAACTCTTTACGCCCGGATTTGCGGTTTTCTCGGAATAAATTTCAAAAAAGCTGAAAACATAACGAAAAATTACATAGAGAAATTAAGAATAAAGACGCCGTCAGGCGAGGTTGAAATAAAAAATCTCAGCGGAGGAAATCAACAAAAAGTCATCCTCTCCCGCTGGCTGGCCCGCAATGTTGATTTATTAATATTAGACGAACCGACGCGCGGGATTGACGTCAATGCGAAATATGAGATATATGAACTGATCAGGGATCTGTCGGACAACGGCCTTACAGTGTTAATCGTTTCTTCTGAACATGAAGAATTATTGGCATTGACAGATAGGATCATGGTTATGCACGAAGGACGAAATAAAGGTATCCTCATCACTTCGGAAACTAAGCAGGAAGATATCCTGATGACCGCATTAAAAAACGAGGGATAA
- a CDS encoding DNA-binding response regulator, whose amino-acid sequence MNTKQRILVVDDEERIVRMIRLNLEHDGFTVIEANNGMQAINQIREKLPNLVILDVMMPGIDGYETLSLIRETSQVPVIMLTAKSEEEDRIYGLELGADDYITKPFSPRELVSRIKAVLRRTENRSPDEEDVIRVDDRLTLDFGKREIWLDGELVKLRPTEYRLLYHLVKNAGWVMTYDQILAKVWGYEYRDETHYVRLYVNYLRQKLEKDPANPKYILTERGVGYRFVDYKNSAKTEPPSA is encoded by the coding sequence ATGAATACAAAACAGCGAATATTGGTTGTGGACGACGAAGAGCGGATCGTGCGCATGATCCGGCTCAACCTGGAGCATGACGGCTTCACCGTAATCGAGGCGAATAACGGGATGCAGGCGATCAATCAAATTCGGGAGAAGCTTCCGAATCTGGTCATTCTCGATGTGATGATGCCGGGGATCGACGGGTATGAGACGCTGTCGCTGATTCGCGAGACGAGTCAGGTCCCGGTGATCATGCTGACGGCAAAGAGCGAGGAAGAGGACCGGATTTATGGGCTCGAACTGGGCGCGGACGATTATATTACGAAGCCGTTCAGTCCACGCGAGCTGGTCAGCCGGATTAAAGCGGTGCTGCGGCGGACGGAAAATCGGAGTCCGGACGAAGAGGACGTTATCCGCGTCGACGACCGGCTGACGCTGGACTTCGGGAAACGCGAAATCTGGCTGGACGGCGAGCTGGTAAAGCTGCGACCGACGGAGTATCGCCTGCTGTATCATCTGGTTAAAAACGCCGGGTGGGTGATGACGTATGATCAGATTCTGGCGAAGGTCTGGGGGTATGAGTACCGGGATGAGACGCATTACGTCCGGCTATATGTCAACTATCTGCGGCAGAAGCTGGAAAAGGATCCCGCGAACCCAAAGTATATCCTGACGGAACGCGGGGTCGGGTACCGCTTCGTCGATTATAAGAATTCAGCGAAAACGGAACCGCCGTCGGCTTAG
- a CDS encoding fucose isomerase, protein MMKKKITLGVLFGSREFFPASLVSAARTQMFAALDELGVGYVALDGNAGIHGAVTTYDHARLCADLFKKHADEIDGILISLPNFGDEKGIADTLRLSGLRVPILVQAFPDDLDKFDVANRRDSFCGKISVCANLRQRNFDFTLTQDHCVYPYEVSFKEDLKKFCGVCRVVNKLRSARFGAIGARPNAFNTVRYSEKLLESAGISVCTADLSEIIGPSSRLSDDDKAVRAALEKISSYIPHPGVPDASLMRMAKFKTVLDRWISDNAVDATAIQCWNSLQENFGINVCTLMSMMSEELVPSACETDITGVLSMYALQLAGTEPAIIVDWNNNYAQEKNKCVVFHCGNFAKCYVPDACMNNAKILATTMGTENTMGSVDGRIPAGNLTYARVSTDDVNGCIRAYAGEGKFVDDELRTFGGRGVVEIPRLQQLMRFICANGFEHHVAIAKNNLAEILVEAFEGYLGWETYLHETD, encoded by the coding sequence ATGATGAAAAAAAAGATAACCTTAGGCGTATTGTTCGGGTCCCGCGAATTTTTTCCCGCGTCGCTTGTCTCCGCCGCGCGGACGCAGATGTTCGCCGCGCTTGACGAGCTCGGCGTCGGGTACGTCGCGCTGGACGGGAACGCCGGTATCCATGGCGCCGTCACCACCTACGACCATGCCAGGCTTTGCGCCGATCTGTTCAAAAAACACGCCGACGAGATCGACGGCATCCTGATCAGCCTGCCGAATTTCGGCGACGAAAAAGGAATCGCCGATACGCTGCGCTTATCCGGTCTCCGGGTACCGATCCTCGTTCAGGCGTTTCCTGACGACCTGGATAAATTCGACGTCGCCAATCGCCGGGATTCGTTTTGCGGAAAGATTTCCGTCTGTGCGAATTTACGCCAGCGAAACTTCGACTTTACGCTGACGCAGGATCATTGCGTTTATCCATACGAAGTTAGCTTCAAGGAAGACCTGAAAAAATTCTGCGGCGTCTGCCGTGTCGTCAATAAGCTTCGCAGCGCGCGTTTCGGCGCAATCGGCGCGCGGCCCAACGCCTTTAACACCGTCCGCTACAGCGAAAAGCTCCTGGAAAGCGCCGGAATTTCGGTCTGCACCGCCGATCTTTCCGAAATAATCGGCCCATCCTCCCGTCTCAGCGACGACGATAAAGCCGTTCGCGCCGCGCTCGAAAAAATCAGCAGCTACATTCCTCATCCAGGCGTTCCGGACGCTTCGCTGATGCGCATGGCTAAATTCAAGACCGTTCTTGACCGCTGGATCAGCGACAACGCGGTCGACGCAACCGCGATTCAATGCTGGAATTCGCTCCAGGAAAACTTCGGGATCAACGTTTGTACGCTGATGAGCATGATGAGCGAAGAGCTCGTCCCTTCCGCCTGCGAAACCGATATTACCGGCGTTCTTTCGATGTACGCGCTTCAGCTGGCAGGAACGGAACCGGCGATTATCGTCGACTGGAACAATAACTACGCGCAAGAGAAAAATAAATGCGTCGTTTTCCACTGCGGCAATTTTGCCAAATGCTACGTGCCGGACGCCTGCATGAATAACGCGAAAATCTTAGCCACAACCATGGGGACCGAAAACACGATGGGAAGCGTCGACGGAAGGATCCCCGCCGGGAATCTGACGTATGCGCGCGTGTCGACGGACGATGTCAACGGCTGTATCCGGGCCTACGCGGGAGAAGGGAAATTCGTCGACGACGAGCTCAGGACATTCGGCGGACGCGGCGTCGTCGAAATTCCGCGCCTTCAGCAGCTGATGCGCTTCATCTGCGCCAATGGCTTTGAGCATCACGTAGCCATCGCTAAAAATAACCTGGCGGAAATCCTCGTCGAAGCATTCGAGGGTTATCTCGGCTGGGAAACCTACCTGCACGAGACGGACTGA
- a CDS encoding D-ribose ABC transporter substrate-binding protein, whose protein sequence is MFLFVAVLVLGTVLSVSAAPLPQESKGLIYVITPSHANPFFGAEAKIAVDTAEKLGYTAKSVSHDDDANKQMELFETAIAEGAKAIILDNAGSDATVASIKKARDAGIPTFLIDREISEDGIAAAQIVSNNYQGASIVAEYFVELMEEEGTYIELTGRDTDTNAHVRSQGFHDVIDEYEGLEMIAQDTANWDQTEAFAKMETLLQANPDVKGVICGNDTMAMGAYAALAAAGKPDVIVMGFDGSDDVIQSIRDGGIKATGLQPVAAISITAVEQADYYLTNGKFEKEEKQSIDCVLVNQENACMYEVFAPIEGVTSCEKK, encoded by the coding sequence ATGTTTTTATTCGTTGCCGTCCTGGTCCTCGGGACCGTACTGTCGGTTTCCGCCGCTCCCCTCCCGCAGGAGAGCAAAGGCCTGATCTACGTCATCACCCCGTCCCATGCCAACCCGTTTTTTGGCGCGGAAGCCAAAATCGCCGTTGATACGGCTGAAAAACTCGGCTACACCGCCAAATCCGTATCCCATGACGACGACGCCAACAAGCAGATGGAACTGTTCGAGACCGCGATCGCCGAAGGCGCGAAAGCGATTATTCTCGACAACGCCGGATCCGACGCGACCGTCGCCTCCATCAAAAAAGCCAGAGACGCCGGGATTCCGACCTTCCTGATCGATCGCGAAATCAGCGAAGACGGCATCGCCGCGGCGCAGATCGTTTCCAACAACTATCAGGGCGCTTCGATCGTCGCCGAATACTTCGTTGAGCTGATGGAAGAAGAAGGAACGTACATCGAGCTGACCGGACGCGATACCGATACAAACGCGCACGTTCGTTCGCAGGGCTTTCATGACGTTATCGACGAATATGAAGGGCTGGAAATGATCGCGCAGGACACCGCCAATTGGGACCAGACCGAAGCCTTCGCGAAGATGGAAACGCTGCTTCAGGCAAATCCGGACGTCAAGGGCGTCATCTGCGGCAACGATACGATGGCGATGGGCGCGTACGCGGCGCTCGCAGCCGCCGGGAAACCGGACGTGATCGTCATGGGCTTCGACGGCTCCGACGACGTTATTCAATCGATCCGCGACGGGGGAATTAAAGCCACCGGGCTCCAGCCGGTCGCCGCAATTTCGATTACCGCGGTCGAACAGGCTGATTATTACCTGACGAATGGAAAATTCGAAAAAGAAGAAAAACAATCGATCGACTGCGTTCTGGTCAATCAGGAAAACGCATGCATGTACGAGGTCTTTGCGCCAATTGAAGGCGTAACCAGCTGCGAAAAGAAGTAA
- a CDS encoding sugar ABC transporter ATP-binding protein, with translation MTSPDVILRTEKITKAYPGTMALKEVDFNVYRGKVNVLVGENGAGKSTLMKILAGVEQPTTGNIYLEGTEIFNTSVRTAGKNGIGIIFQEMMIFPNLSVTENLFIGREKRTAGIVSAADQRKETVRILNHMEQKINPDRLVGELRVGQQQIIEIARAISENKRILIMDEPTSALSNDEVQVLFKLIRELLAEGVTIIYISHKLEELMQIGDYITVLRDGNKIAEAKISDIDLPWIIRQMVGSEKNQYPNREKAEIGGELMRVEEMTLPRIGGGFAVDHVSFTLRKGEILGLYGLVGAGRTELFECLSGCAKEATGEIYLQERKLSSRSIEDRIADGIILVPEDRQGEGLVQTMSVAGNIVLSSLKNYLSGFFLSERKERKAIADQISDIRIKVSNPKNLISSLSGGNQQKVVISRTLLTRPQILLLDEPTRGIDVGAKAEIFQIVNNLARQGYGIIFVSTELKEVIAVSDRILVMSKGKITGEFTKEEATEEALVAASAVGHTSKQRG, from the coding sequence ATGACCAGTCCCGACGTCATCCTGCGCACGGAAAAGATCACGAAAGCCTATCCCGGAACGATGGCGCTCAAGGAAGTCGACTTTAACGTCTATCGCGGAAAGGTCAACGTCCTCGTCGGCGAAAACGGAGCGGGAAAATCGACGCTGATGAAAATACTCGCCGGCGTTGAACAGCCCACCACGGGAAATATTTATCTCGAAGGAACGGAAATCTTCAACACGTCCGTTCGAACAGCCGGGAAAAACGGAATCGGGATTATTTTCCAGGAAATGATGATCTTTCCAAACCTGAGCGTGACCGAAAACCTCTTTATCGGGCGCGAGAAACGAACCGCCGGGATCGTGTCCGCCGCCGACCAGCGGAAAGAGACCGTCCGCATCCTGAACCACATGGAGCAGAAAATCAATCCCGACCGGCTCGTCGGCGAGCTCCGCGTCGGGCAGCAGCAAATTATCGAGATCGCGCGGGCAATTTCAGAAAATAAGCGGATCCTGATCATGGACGAACCGACGTCAGCGTTATCCAACGACGAGGTTCAGGTCCTCTTCAAGCTGATCCGGGAACTGCTCGCCGAGGGCGTCACCATTATTTACATCTCCCATAAGCTGGAAGAGCTGATGCAGATTGGGGACTATATTACCGTACTGCGCGATGGGAATAAAATCGCGGAGGCGAAAATATCGGATATCGACCTGCCCTGGATTATCCGTCAGATGGTCGGGAGCGAAAAGAACCAGTACCCCAACCGCGAAAAAGCCGAAATCGGCGGCGAACTCATGCGCGTTGAAGAGATGACCCTGCCGCGGATCGGCGGCGGCTTCGCGGTGGACCATGTCAGTTTCACCCTGCGAAAGGGCGAAATCCTCGGACTGTACGGGCTCGTTGGAGCCGGACGCACCGAGCTATTCGAATGCCTGTCCGGCTGCGCGAAGGAAGCGACCGGCGAAATCTATCTGCAGGAGCGGAAACTGTCGAGCCGTTCGATCGAAGACCGGATCGCCGACGGAATAATCCTCGTCCCGGAAGACCGCCAGGGAGAAGGCCTGGTTCAGACGATGTCCGTCGCCGGGAACATCGTTCTTTCCAGTCTTAAAAACTACCTGTCCGGTTTCTTCCTCTCAGAGCGAAAAGAACGCAAAGCGATCGCCGATCAGATCAGCGATATCCGGATCAAGGTTTCCAATCCGAAAAACCTGATTTCTTCGCTGAGCGGCGGGAACCAGCAAAAGGTCGTCATCTCCCGGACCCTCCTGACGCGCCCGCAAATCCTGCTTCTCGACGAGCCCACCCGAGGAATCGACGTCGGCGCTAAAGCCGAGATATTCCAAATCGTCAATAATTTAGCCAGACAAGGCTATGGAATCATCTTCGTTTCGACGGAGTTGAAAGAGGTCATCGCCGTATCCGATCGCATTCTCGTCATGTCCAAAGGGAAGATCACCGGCGAATTCACGAAAGAAGAAGCGACTGAGGAAGCGTTAGTCGCCGCCTCGGCCGTCGGCCATACATCCAAACAGCGAGGGTAA
- a CDS encoding transketolase: MNRSLELGMTNLDCMASVLSALAETDPDLLLVTSDSRGSGKVTGFAQKFKDQVVEVGIAEQDSVGISAGLASCGKKVFTISPGSFLSARALEQVKNDVAYSKNPVALIGISSGASYGGLGATHHSLHDLAVLMAIPGIDLIVPADNAETEAAIRSYAENPRPVYIRFGKKVMPKIHSSAAEIQIGKASVLSEGNDLLIVATGEPLWPAYEAAIELRDQGIRCGLISMHTLNPFDTQTILEMAAAAKAIVTVEEHSVNGGLGAFTAALLMQNRIFKPMKIIAFPHEELVTGSQTELFNHYGISASGIQCAALELLKQRRIS; encoded by the coding sequence ATGAACCGCTCCTTAGAACTCGGAATGACCAATTTAGACTGCATGGCGTCCGTACTATCCGCCCTGGCGGAAACGGATCCGGATTTATTGCTCGTGACGAGCGACTCGCGTGGATCGGGGAAAGTCACCGGCTTCGCTCAGAAATTCAAGGATCAGGTCGTCGAAGTCGGGATCGCGGAACAGGATTCCGTCGGGATTTCGGCCGGGCTGGCTTCCTGCGGCAAGAAGGTTTTCACCATCTCACCCGGAAGCTTCTTATCCGCGCGCGCCCTCGAACAAGTAAAAAATGACGTCGCGTATTCAAAAAACCCTGTCGCACTGATCGGGATCAGCTCCGGCGCCAGCTACGGCGGCTTAGGCGCAACCCATCATTCGCTCCACGACCTGGCTGTTCTCATGGCAATTCCAGGTATCGATCTGATCGTTCCGGCGGATAACGCCGAAACCGAAGCCGCGATCCGATCCTACGCCGAGAACCCCCGCCCCGTTTATATCCGCTTCGGGAAAAAAGTCATGCCGAAGATACATTCTTCCGCCGCCGAAATCCAGATCGGGAAAGCCTCCGTCCTTTCCGAGGGGAACGACCTGCTGATCGTCGCGACCGGCGAACCGCTCTGGCCGGCGTACGAAGCCGCGATCGAGCTTCGGGATCAGGGGATCCGCTGCGGCCTGATCAGCATGCACACGCTGAATCCGTTCGATACCCAGACCATTCTCGAAATGGCGGCCGCCGCGAAAGCGATCGTCACCGTCGAAGAACATTCCGTCAACGGCGGCTTAGGCGCTTTTACCGCCGCTCTGCTCATGCAGAACCGTATCTTCAAACCGATGAAGATCATCGCCTTTCCGCATGAAGAGCTCGTAACCGGCAGCCAGACGGAATTATTCAATCATTACGGCATCAGCGCCAGCGGTATTCAATGCGCGGCTCTGGAGCTGCTGAAACAGCGGAGGATCTCGTGA
- a CDS encoding D-ribose pyranase — protein sequence MKKSGIFHGDLSKIIAELEHFDTILIGDAGMPCPSGVKWIDLAVCEGVPSFFDVLDAVLDELEVQRGVISSEMKDASPNAFIRLQDLIDDQFPLDAVPHEELKALSKSCKAQIRTGECTPYCNILLEGGVTF from the coding sequence ATGAAAAAAAGCGGAATCTTTCATGGCGACCTGTCTAAAATTATCGCAGAATTAGAACATTTTGATACGATCCTGATCGGAGACGCCGGGATGCCCTGCCCGTCCGGCGTAAAATGGATCGATTTAGCCGTCTGCGAAGGGGTCCCCTCCTTCTTCGACGTCCTGGACGCGGTTCTGGACGAGCTGGAGGTTCAGCGCGGTGTGATCAGCTCTGAAATGAAAGACGCCTCGCCGAATGCGTTTATCCGTCTCCAGGACCTGATCGACGACCAGTTTCCGCTCGACGCCGTTCCCCATGAGGAGCTGAAAGCGCTGTCGAAATCCTGCAAGGCGCAGATCCGAACCGGAGAATGCACCCCCTATTGCAATATCCTTCTGGAAGGCGGCGTCACGTTCTGA
- a CDS encoding sugar ABC transporter permease gives MLNAQKSKTSKNTELKIQSILMKGRAFIALIIVTIIFVLIVPNFLNKTNLVVMTKHVAIYGILAIGMTFVILTGGIDLSVGSVAGLCAMMAGGFINYGIAIGSNTLYPSIPMVIILTLIIGTLCGTLNGIIIAKFNVAAFIATLGMWYIARGFAQIRSNGLTFPNLVGREELGNTGFPLLGAGSFLGISYSIWILIVLSAVAIFATRKLPFGRHVYAIGGNERAAKMSGVSIDKTKIGVYAISGFCSAIVGLIIASQLVAAHPMTGESYEMTAIAAVVLGGASLAGGIGSIGGTIIGAFVIGILSDGLVMAGVSSFWQQVAKGVVIVLAVIIDQVQRRLEEHVALAQQREEKE, from the coding sequence ATGCTTAACGCTCAAAAATCCAAAACCAGTAAGAATACCGAGCTCAAAATCCAGTCGATCCTGATGAAAGGGCGCGCCTTTATCGCGTTGATCATTGTGACGATTATCTTCGTCCTGATCGTTCCGAACTTCCTGAATAAAACGAATCTCGTCGTCATGACGAAGCATGTCGCGATTTATGGGATTCTGGCGATCGGAATGACGTTCGTAATCCTGACCGGCGGGATCGATCTTTCGGTCGGTTCGGTCGCCGGACTTTGCGCGATGATGGCCGGAGGGTTTATCAACTATGGAATCGCGATCGGATCGAATACGCTCTATCCGTCAATACCAATGGTCATCATTCTGACGTTGATCATCGGGACGCTATGCGGAACGCTGAACGGAATTATCATCGCGAAATTCAACGTCGCCGCCTTCATCGCCACGCTCGGCATGTGGTATATTGCCCGCGGCTTCGCGCAAATCCGTTCCAACGGGCTGACCTTCCCGAATCTCGTCGGACGCGAAGAGTTAGGCAACACCGGCTTTCCGCTCCTCGGCGCGGGCAGCTTCCTGGGGATCAGCTACAGTATCTGGATCCTGATCGTTCTCTCCGCCGTCGCGATCTTCGCCACCCGGAAGCTCCCGTTCGGACGCCATGTTTACGCGATCGGCGGGAATGAACGGGCTGCGAAAATGTCCGGCGTTTCGATTGATAAAACGAAAATCGGCGTCTACGCGATTTCAGGCTTCTGTTCCGCGATCGTCGGGCTGATTATCGCCTCGCAGCTGGTAGCGGCGCATCCCATGACCGGCGAATCCTACGAAATGACCGCGATCGCGGCGGTCGTTCTCGGCGGAGCTTCGCTCGCCGGTGGGATCGGCAGCATCGGCGGAACGATTATCGGCGCGTTCGTTATCGGTATCCTCTCCGACGGCTTAGTCATGGCGGGCGTCTCTTCCTTCTGGCAGCAGGTCGCGAAAGGGGTCGTCATCGTCTTAGCCGTGATCATCGACCAGGTCCAGCGCCGCCTCGAAGAACATGTCGCCCTTGCACAGCAGCGCGAAGAAAAAGAATAA